A genomic window from Maridesulfovibrio sp. includes:
- a CDS encoding TlyA family RNA methyltransferase produces the protein MAKKERADQMLFAQGLSESREQAKRMIMAGQAHYLKDGQKLPVTKPGMQLDPDIEIVVKGRDRFVSRGGYKLLTAIEELGLDPKDKVALDAGASTGGFTDCMLQFGAVRVYAADVGYGQLHWKLQQDERVINLERINLRHSEETLIPEKVDLIVCDVSFISLTKILPALVRFLKSSGEIVCLIKPQFEVGPGQTDKGVVRDNKLRQQTVDMIIHFASAELGLQLKGLVPSSIKGPKGNQEYLAYFVR, from the coding sequence GGAACGCGCGGATCAGATGCTATTTGCTCAGGGTCTTTCCGAAAGCCGTGAGCAGGCCAAGCGCATGATTATGGCCGGACAGGCCCACTATCTCAAAGACGGTCAGAAACTTCCGGTGACCAAACCGGGAATGCAACTTGACCCTGACATTGAAATCGTTGTGAAAGGCCGTGACCGTTTTGTCAGCCGTGGCGGTTATAAACTGCTTACAGCTATCGAAGAGCTTGGCCTTGATCCGAAGGATAAAGTCGCGCTGGATGCCGGGGCTTCCACCGGCGGATTTACCGATTGCATGCTTCAGTTCGGTGCAGTGCGGGTCTATGCCGCTGATGTTGGTTATGGACAGCTGCACTGGAAACTTCAGCAGGATGAACGTGTTATCAACCTTGAGCGTATCAACCTGCGCCATTCGGAAGAAACCCTTATTCCTGAAAAAGTTGATCTGATTGTTTGTGACGTTTCCTTTATTTCATTGACAAAAATTCTACCGGCTTTGGTCCGATTCCTAAAGTCCAGCGGAGAAATTGTCTGCCTGATCAAGCCGCAATTTGAAGTCGGGCCCGGACAGACAGACAAGGGTGTGGTTAGAGATAATAAGCTCAGACAACAGACCGTGGATATGATAATTCATTTTGCTTCGGCAGAGCTAGGTCTGCAACTTAAAGGTTTGGTACCATCCAGTATCAAGGGACCTAAAGGAAATCAGGAATATCTTGCGTATTTTGTTCGTTGA